In Nitrospira sp., the following proteins share a genomic window:
- a CDS encoding type I secretion system permease/ATPase, with translation MTRPSPSTSTTRRTNEPSDLQRALATCRRSFLATAFFSLFVNLLMLVPAIYMLAVYDRVLQSGSESTLMMLSLITVFLFLVLGGLEWIRTRILVATSARLDEQLGERVFDAVFAQSLTSSGAVSTTQPLNDLLQIRQFLTGHGLLAFFDVPWLPIYVGLMFLFHVYFGAVAVFSMLLLTGLAIWNELATRTTLAEANRESLEAMQLTQRNLRNAEVIEAMGMLPCLRARWHAKQFRVLALQSQASSKAGLINAFSRTYRLTIQSLVLGLGAYLAIQKQISPGLVISGSILLGRALAPLDQMIGGWRGFLGARESYHRLNTLLHTIPKGETRMALPPLRGQIKLEDLVIAVPGRSEPILKGVTLTIEPGTTVALIGPSAAGKSTLARAILGLYPPARGRVCLDGADVYNWDRTQLGRSVGYLPQDVELLDGTVAENIARFGDIDADRVVEAARWAGIHEMVLTLPQAYDTPLIGGGVTLSAGQQQRIGIARAIYGRPRVVVLDEPNANLDVAGEEALMKTLVQLHRDGCTVVLVTHRTNVLQAVQKIAMVVGGKLALYGSREEVLAAIAQPSQPAVPPRQAGPPSLPRAMPSVSEQEAVKSMPLSSEEVPHG, from the coding sequence ATGACAAGACCAAGCCCGTCCACTTCGACCACACGTCGCACAAACGAACCGTCCGATCTGCAACGGGCCCTGGCAACCTGTCGTCGGTCCTTTCTGGCCACAGCCTTCTTCAGTCTCTTTGTGAATCTACTGATGCTCGTGCCGGCCATCTATATGCTGGCCGTCTATGACCGGGTCTTGCAGAGCGGGAGTGAGTCAACCCTGATGATGCTCTCCCTCATCACCGTCTTTCTCTTTCTCGTACTCGGTGGACTCGAATGGATTCGCACCCGGATCCTGGTTGCGACAAGTGCCCGGCTCGACGAACAGCTGGGTGAACGGGTCTTTGATGCCGTCTTTGCTCAATCCCTCACAAGCAGCGGGGCGGTTTCTACGACACAACCCCTGAACGATCTCCTTCAGATCAGACAATTCTTGACTGGCCATGGCTTGCTGGCCTTTTTCGATGTGCCTTGGCTGCCCATCTATGTGGGACTCATGTTCCTCTTTCATGTCTACTTCGGAGCCGTGGCCGTTTTCTCGATGCTCCTATTAACGGGGCTTGCAATCTGGAATGAACTGGCGACCCGCACGACTCTGGCAGAGGCAAACCGAGAATCGCTCGAGGCCATGCAACTGACTCAACGCAATCTCCGGAATGCCGAAGTCATCGAGGCCATGGGCATGCTGCCTTGCCTGCGAGCCCGTTGGCACGCGAAACAGTTCCGCGTTTTGGCGCTGCAAAGTCAGGCCAGTTCCAAAGCTGGCCTGATCAATGCGTTCTCGCGTACCTACCGGCTGACGATTCAATCACTGGTCTTGGGACTTGGCGCGTATTTGGCCATCCAGAAGCAGATCTCGCCAGGGCTTGTTATCTCAGGGTCCATTCTCTTGGGGCGGGCGCTGGCCCCGCTGGATCAAATGATTGGGGGGTGGCGCGGGTTTCTCGGAGCGCGGGAATCCTATCACCGTCTCAATACCCTGCTCCATACGATCCCGAAAGGGGAGACTCGAATGGCGCTGCCACCGTTACGCGGGCAGATCAAACTGGAGGATCTCGTCATCGCGGTCCCTGGTCGGAGTGAGCCCATTCTCAAGGGAGTGACGCTCACCATTGAGCCGGGAACCACGGTGGCACTGATCGGACCAAGCGCGGCCGGGAAATCCACATTAGCGAGGGCGATTCTCGGCCTGTATCCCCCGGCGCGAGGACGGGTCTGCCTCGATGGCGCAGATGTTTATAACTGGGATCGGACGCAGCTCGGCCGGTCCGTGGGATACCTGCCTCAAGACGTCGAATTGCTCGACGGCACGGTAGCAGAGAACATTGCCCGGTTCGGAGACATCGACGCAGATCGAGTCGTGGAAGCCGCGCGGTGGGCAGGCATCCATGAGATGGTGCTGACGTTGCCGCAGGCCTACGACACGCCGCTGATCGGGGGTGGCGTCACGCTGTCGGCTGGACAACAGCAACGGATCGGAATTGCTCGGGCGATCTACGGACGCCCCCGCGTGGTGGTCCTCGATGAACCCAATGCCAATCTCGACGTGGCCGGGGAAGAGGCCCTTATGAAGACGCTAGTCCAATTGCACCGGGACGGGTGCACGGTCGTCCTGGTCACGCACCGCACGAATGTGCTCCAAGCCGTTCAGAAGATCGCCATGGTCGTCGGTGGAAAACTGGCGCTGTATGGTTCGCGTGAAGAGGTACTGGCAGCCATCGCCCAACCCTCTCAGCCGGCGGTCCCACCACGCCAGGCAGGGCCGCCATCCTTGCCACGTGCAATGCCGTCCGTCTCAGAACAAGAAGCGGTCAAGAGTATGCCACTGTCTAGCGAAGAGGTACCCCATGGCTGA
- a CDS encoding HlyD family type I secretion periplasmic adaptor subunit, with translation MADQVLLAPRPLLSDDRAIRRQGLVLILVVFGGFGAWASLAPLNSAALAPGIITVEHYRKTVQHLEGGIIRTLDVHDGDSVHESQVIATLDDTQSRAQLEVLRGQLYIRVAQEARLGAQRDGIPVVHYPQELLAHRQDPRVQDAMRLQDQTFAVRRAANDGERAVYRRQIEQLRAKVKGLQAQKHSKDRLVDSYRGDVADFKVLLKEGYTEKQKVEEMDRALAQSEGQRGELLSDIAASELQIAEIELKILQLQKDLQREVAKELSEVQTALFELREKVQSLESTVHRTVIKAPVAGMVLGLAVHTIGAVIPPGGRLLDIVPQDQKLIIEAQVSPIDIDRVKVGQLAEVRFSAFKTRDVPMIMGTLISLSADRMVQESKDSKDTKAPSNGDTAYYLARVSVSPEGLAALSAASLELVPGMPAEVLINTGERTLVQYLAKPLTDTFKRSFIED, from the coding sequence ATGGCTGACCAGGTCCTCCTAGCTCCACGCCCCCTCTTGAGCGACGACCGCGCGATCCGTCGACAAGGGCTGGTACTCATACTAGTGGTCTTCGGCGGATTCGGAGCCTGGGCTTCTCTGGCCCCGCTCAATAGTGCCGCCTTAGCGCCTGGAATCATTACTGTCGAGCACTATCGAAAGACTGTGCAGCACCTTGAAGGTGGGATCATTCGTACCCTGGACGTGCATGATGGAGACTCCGTTCATGAAAGCCAGGTGATTGCCACACTAGATGACACCCAATCTCGTGCGCAATTGGAGGTCTTACGAGGCCAGCTCTATATCCGTGTCGCACAGGAAGCCCGTCTGGGGGCTCAACGCGATGGAATCCCGGTTGTTCATTATCCTCAGGAATTGCTCGCACACCGACAGGATCCGCGCGTGCAGGATGCGATGCGGTTGCAGGATCAAACCTTTGCGGTGCGCCGGGCAGCGAACGACGGGGAGCGTGCGGTGTATCGCCGACAGATCGAGCAACTGCGGGCCAAGGTGAAGGGGCTCCAGGCACAGAAACACAGCAAAGACCGCCTGGTGGACTCCTACCGTGGTGATGTGGCTGATTTCAAAGTCCTCTTGAAGGAGGGGTATACTGAAAAGCAAAAGGTTGAGGAAATGGATCGCGCCCTCGCGCAGAGCGAAGGGCAACGTGGGGAGCTGCTATCCGACATCGCCGCAAGCGAGTTACAAATCGCTGAAATCGAATTGAAAATTCTCCAACTACAAAAAGACCTGCAACGGGAAGTGGCGAAAGAACTGAGCGAAGTCCAGACCGCATTATTCGAACTCCGAGAGAAAGTGCAGTCGCTCGAGAGTACAGTCCATCGTACCGTCATCAAAGCTCCGGTTGCCGGAATGGTGCTGGGGTTGGCCGTGCATACCATCGGAGCCGTCATTCCGCCTGGGGGGCGGCTGCTCGACATCGTGCCTCAGGATCAGAAGCTGATCATCGAAGCCCAGGTCTCACCCATCGATATCGATCGGGTGAAGGTGGGACAGCTTGCGGAGGTGCGGTTCAGCGCGTTCAAAACCCGTGATGTGCCCATGATTATGGGAACCCTGATCAGCCTCTCGGCGGATCGGATGGTGCAGGAGAGTAAGGACAGTAAAGACACGAAAGCGCCCAGTAACGGTGATACCGCATACTATTTGGCGCGCGTCTCCGTCTCACCCGAGGGGCTTGCGGCATTGAGTGCGGCGAGCCTCGAACTGGTACCAGGCATGCCTGCTGAAGTGCTCATTAATACGGGGGAACGGACTCTGGTGCAGTATTTGGCAAAACCGCTGACGGACACCTTCAAGCGTTCCTTCATCGAGGATTAA